The Macrobrachium rosenbergii isolate ZJJX-2024 chromosome 12, ASM4041242v1, whole genome shotgun sequence region GCACTCTCCATGCAACTCCAGGCCAAGTCCTCAATCCTCACAAAAGGACGGCCACCAAAAGCTTCCTGCCTTACCACGAAGGGAAATTGCCAGGTACtgctgcaagacctgtaatgtaacagggcactTAGCGAATTGGAcgaggtgccctagcaagcaaaatgcagtggacaccacacccagaaccatttcaagaggctctgccctccacctaagacaggaatctctgtctcacacTACCTTGGGTACACTGAGGGGTTTTGGGTCCCCAGGTCCCTCGTCAGCCACGCCTGACTCCAGTTCTCTGCCAGTCCCAgttgagagccctgagcagtgccacgcacTGTCTATCTTGGACATAgcacctccactaaccttaatctctgtgcctggccccgagttagtgccagtgccggatccaaatcatgtcacggatcctcctacaggagatcctcCAACCCTCACTGAACCAGTCATTGCAAATTGTGAACCTCTGATCCCCGATGCTTCTTCTCAATCCCTTTCATCTGCCATgaatgaacctctggcagaccttaacattacaccttctctggtcgaccaggaactgtccaacCAGGATGCAGACACTGGTTCTACTGTTAcgacagttgtcgcagcagctgaagtagggaGCCTGCCTGTAGCTAGTAGGGCTGcctctgatcctgctcctgacggcacctctggcctttccccagagtcggtgacCTCATCACCACCTAGGAATGgtgtagccagaccttggaggaacctgaagaagaagaaggaggaggggcagaagagatccaattaaccaataagagccacaagctctccttgg contains the following coding sequences:
- the LOC136844422 gene encoding uncharacterized protein: MVSKIRHGVEFLLGRDLLWGCPSPMSLCCLATSTREALTPTHLTRTPPPSALLSAHQGVQWKGHSPCNSRPSPQSSQKDGHQKLPALPRREIARYCCKTCNVTGHLANWTRCPSKQNAVDTTPRTISRGSALHLRQESLSHTTLGTLRGFGSPGPSSATPDSSSLPVPVESPEQCHALSILDIAPPLTLISVPGPELVPVPDPNHVTDPPTGDPPTLTEPVIANCEPLIPDASSQSLSSAMNEPLADLNITPSLVDQELSNQDADTGSTVTTVVAAAEVGSLPVASRAASDPAPDGTSGLSPESVTSSPPRNGVARPWRNLKKKKEEGQKRSN